From Deltaproteobacteria bacterium RBG_16_64_85, one genomic window encodes:
- a CDS encoding oxidoreductase → MQKKITIAVVGCGYWGPNLIRNFHSLPDCRVKLVCDSDPKRLVHMKEVYPSVETTQDFEKIIGDKEVDTVVVATPVNLHYEMARKSLQAGKHTFVEKPMTQTSGQANELVQLAARNRLTLMVGHTFIYSAPVRRIKEIIKARDIGEVQYISSRRLNLGLFQKDINVAWDLAPHDISIILYLLGKAPLSVNCQGKAHIHKDIEDVTNMTLDFEDGGFATIHSSWLDPNKVREMIIVGSKRMIVYDDNEPLEKIKIYDKRVETPPHYDTFAEFHYSYHYGDMYAPYIKQVEPLKVECQHFLDCIRTGKRPETNGLDGLRVIQILEASSLSLKNGGGRVEIDRNLGAVTAVA, encoded by the coding sequence ATGCAGAAGAAAATCACCATTGCCGTAGTGGGCTGCGGGTATTGGGGGCCGAACCTCATCCGGAACTTCCATTCCCTGCCGGATTGCCGGGTAAAGCTGGTCTGCGACAGCGACCCGAAGCGGCTGGTCCACATGAAGGAAGTGTATCCTTCCGTGGAGACCACCCAGGACTTCGAGAAGATCATCGGCGACAAGGAAGTGGATACGGTGGTCGTCGCCACGCCGGTGAACCTCCACTACGAGATGGCGAGGAAAAGCCTCCAGGCGGGGAAACACACCTTCGTCGAGAAACCGATGACCCAGACCTCGGGGCAGGCCAACGAGCTGGTCCAGCTGGCCGCGAGGAACAGGCTCACGCTCATGGTGGGGCACACCTTCATCTACTCCGCCCCCGTCCGCCGCATCAAGGAGATCATCAAGGCCCGCGACATCGGAGAGGTCCAGTACATCAGCTCCCGGCGACTGAACCTGGGGCTCTTCCAGAAGGATATCAACGTGGCGTGGGACCTGGCCCCCCACGACATCTCGATCATCCTCTACCTGCTGGGGAAAGCACCGCTCTCCGTCAACTGCCAGGGGAAAGCGCACATCCACAAGGACATCGAGGACGTGACGAACATGACCCTGGACTTCGAGGACGGCGGGTTCGCGACGATTCACAGCAGCTGGCTCGACCCGAACAAGGTCCGGGAGATGATCATCGTGGGAAGCAAACGGATGATCGTCTACGACGACAACGAGCCGCTGGAGAAGATCAAGATCTACGACAAGCGGGTGGAGACGCCGCCCCACTACGACACCTTCGCCGAGTTCCATTATTCGTACCATTACGGCGACATGTATGCCCCGTACATCAAGCAGGTCGAGCCGCTGAAGGTGGAGTGTCAGCACTTCCTGGACTGCATCCGGACCGGGAAGAGGCCGGAGACCAACGGCCTGGACGGGCTCCGGGTGATCCAGATCCTCGAGGCCTCCTCGCTCTCGCTGAAAAATGGCGGGGGCAGGGTCGAGATCGACCGGAACCTGGGCGCCGTCACGGCGGTTGCCTGA
- a CDS encoding acetyltransferase produces the protein MKIESSPLQKIAPSVKFGKGVKVYDFVNLYGCEIDDNTKIGTFVEIQKGAKIGKNCKISSHTFICEGVTIEDDVFIGHNVTFINDMYPRATVEGGGLQTEADWVCIPTLIKKGSSIGSSTTLLAGITVGEKAIVGAGSVVTKDVPSGTIVAGNPARVLRKIDEEKKG, from the coding sequence ATGAAAATCGAATCCTCCCCGCTGCAGAAGATCGCCCCCAGCGTCAAATTCGGAAAAGGGGTGAAGGTGTACGACTTCGTCAACCTCTATGGCTGCGAGATCGACGACAACACCAAGATCGGCACCTTCGTCGAGATACAGAAAGGCGCGAAGATCGGGAAGAACTGCAAGATCTCCAGCCACACCTTCATCTGCGAGGGGGTGACCATCGAGGACGATGTCTTCATCGGCCACAACGTCACCTTCATCAACGACATGTACCCCCGGGCGACCGTCGAGGGAGGCGGTCTCCAGACGGAGGCGGACTGGGTCTGCATCCCGACGCTGATCAAGAAAGGCTCCTCGATCGGTTCCAGCACGACGCTCCTCGCAGGGATCACGGTGGGAGAGAAGGCCATCGTCGGCGCCGGGAGCGTGGTGACGAAAGACGTCCCGTCGGGGACGATCGTTGCAGGGAATCCCGCCCGCGTCCTGCGGAAAATCGACGAGGAGAAAAAAGGATGA
- a CDS encoding erythromycin biosynthesis sensory transduction protein eryC1 yields MKVPFLDLKAQYESIKDEVAVAIQQVLDRTAFAGGPFVAQFEKEFAAFCTTRCAIGVGSGTDALWLALVGLGIGPGDEVVTTPNTFIATAEAISYCGAKPVFVDVDEKTYNMDPALLEAAITPRTKAVIPVHLFGQMADMDPIMEIARKRKLFVVEDASQAHGAEYKGRRAGSIGDAGCFSFYPGKNLGAYGEAGAVVTNDVELDRKVRMLRDHGQAKKHYHDLVGWNARMDGIQGAILSVKLRHLPTWNESRRRNAGIYDELLQGMDGITTPKEAGYGRHVYHIYAVRVPARDSLIGVLANQDIHCGIHYPIPLHLQEAYRSLGLGKGRFPVAEKTASEFVSLPMFPELTREQIEYVASEIKRPVYQKTLT; encoded by the coding sequence ATGAAAGTCCCCTTCCTGGACCTGAAGGCCCAGTATGAATCCATAAAAGACGAGGTTGCCGTGGCGATCCAGCAGGTGCTCGACAGGACCGCCTTCGCCGGCGGGCCGTTTGTCGCCCAGTTCGAGAAGGAGTTCGCCGCGTTCTGCACGACGCGATGCGCCATCGGGGTGGGAAGCGGCACCGATGCCCTCTGGCTGGCGTTGGTGGGGTTGGGCATCGGTCCGGGAGACGAGGTCGTCACCACCCCCAACACCTTCATCGCCACCGCGGAGGCCATCAGCTATTGCGGCGCGAAGCCGGTGTTCGTCGACGTGGACGAAAAGACGTACAACATGGACCCCGCCTTGCTCGAAGCCGCCATAACGCCCCGCACGAAGGCGGTCATCCCCGTCCACCTGTTCGGCCAGATGGCGGACATGGACCCGATCATGGAGATCGCCCGGAAGCGCAAGCTGTTCGTGGTCGAAGACGCCTCCCAGGCGCACGGGGCGGAATACAAGGGGCGGCGGGCGGGATCGATCGGCGACGCGGGCTGCTTCAGCTTCTATCCCGGCAAGAACCTGGGAGCCTACGGGGAGGCGGGCGCCGTCGTGACCAACGACGTGGAGCTGGACAGGAAGGTCCGGATGCTGCGCGACCACGGGCAGGCGAAGAAACATTACCACGACCTGGTGGGCTGGAACGCCCGGATGGACGGGATCCAGGGGGCGATCCTCAGCGTGAAGCTTCGCCACCTCCCCACGTGGAACGAAAGCCGGCGCCGGAATGCAGGGATCTACGACGAACTCCTGCAGGGGATGGACGGGATCACGACTCCGAAAGAGGCCGGCTACGGGAGGCACGTATACCACATCTACGCGGTACGTGTTCCGGCCCGGGATTCCCTGATCGGCGTCCTTGCGAACCAGGACATCCACTGCGGAATTCACTACCCGATCCCCCTTCACCTGCAGGAAGCCTACCGATCTCTGGGGTTGGGAAAGGGAAGGTTCCCCGTGGCGGAAAAAACCGCGTCGGAATTCGTATCTTTGCCGATGTTCCCGGAATTGACCCGCGAACAAATCGAATATGTGGCCAGCGAAATCAAGAGGCCTGTCTATCAGAAGACGCTTACGTGA
- a CDS encoding transferase: protein MTVSYRIFPAVVIGEGSIIEDYCIIGAPPRGKRAGELDTMIGNGAVLRSHTVIYAGNRIGANFQTGNKVNIRESNEIGDNVSIGTMSVIEHHVRIGNGVRMHSQVFVPEFTVIEDGAWLGPNVVITNAKYPLSPGVKETLAGPVLKKGAKIGANATILPGLVIGENAFVGAGSVVVKDVPDNAVVAGNPAKVIKMITELPY, encoded by the coding sequence ATGACGGTTAGCTACCGGATATTTCCGGCGGTCGTGATCGGCGAGGGATCGATCATCGAGGATTATTGCATCATCGGGGCCCCGCCCCGCGGGAAACGGGCCGGCGAGCTCGATACGATGATCGGCAACGGGGCGGTATTGCGGTCCCATACGGTCATCTACGCCGGGAACCGGATCGGAGCGAACTTCCAGACGGGGAACAAGGTGAACATCCGGGAGTCGAACGAGATCGGAGACAACGTCAGCATCGGGACCATGTCGGTGATCGAACATCACGTCCGCATCGGGAACGGGGTTCGCATGCACAGCCAGGTCTTCGTCCCGGAGTTCACCGTGATCGAGGACGGGGCGTGGCTGGGGCCGAACGTCGTGATCACGAACGCCAAATACCCGCTTTCTCCGGGAGTCAAGGAAACGCTCGCGGGACCGGTCTTGAAAAAGGGGGCCAAGATCGGGGCCAACGCGACGATCCTCCCCGGCCTCGTCATCGGAGAGAATGCCTTTGTCGGAGCGGGATCCGTCGTGGTGAAGGATGTCCCGGACAACGCCGTCGTTGCCGGAAACCCCGCGAAGGTGATCAAGATGATCACGGAACTGCCTTACTGA
- a CDS encoding erythromycin biosynthesis sensory transduction protein eryC1, whose amino-acid sequence MEIPFVDLRAQYRSIREEIDKAIVDVISDSAFIGGPFVRSFESAFAEFCGAKHCIGVGNGTDAIFLVLKAQGIGAGDEVITAANSFIATSEAISMTGAKVVFADIHPDTFNMDAAEIGKRVNRNTKAIVPVHLYGQPADMDPILELAGKFGLKVIEDAAQAHGAVYKGKKVGTMGNAGCFSFYPGKNLGAYGDAGAVVTNDDELGMKIRMIANHGRIDKYDHEMEGVNSRLDGLQAAILKVKLAHLPEWTEHRRKTAYLYNAHLLPGQGVVTPKEIEDVIAVYHLYVIRVKKELRTSLQMHLKRSGISTGIHYPVTLPNLKAYSHLNHAEEDFPEATRASREILSLPIFPEMGEDQVRFVAKTIEQFFQ is encoded by the coding sequence GTGGAAATCCCGTTCGTCGACTTGCGAGCCCAGTACCGAAGCATCCGGGAAGAGATCGACAAGGCGATCGTCGACGTCATTTCCGATAGCGCATTCATCGGAGGGCCGTTTGTCCGTTCTTTCGAATCGGCTTTCGCTGAATTCTGCGGAGCGAAGCACTGCATCGGGGTGGGCAACGGGACCGACGCCATCTTTCTCGTGTTGAAGGCCCAAGGCATCGGTGCGGGGGACGAGGTCATCACCGCCGCGAATTCGTTCATCGCCACGTCCGAGGCGATCTCGATGACGGGCGCGAAAGTCGTTTTCGCGGATATCCATCCGGACACGTTCAACATGGACGCGGCGGAGATCGGGAAACGGGTAAACAGGAATACGAAGGCGATCGTTCCGGTCCACCTGTACGGCCAGCCCGCGGATATGGATCCCATCCTGGAACTGGCGGGGAAATTCGGGCTCAAGGTCATCGAGGATGCGGCGCAGGCGCACGGTGCCGTATACAAGGGGAAAAAGGTCGGGACGATGGGAAACGCCGGCTGCTTCAGCTTCTATCCAGGGAAAAACCTGGGAGCCTACGGGGATGCGGGGGCTGTCGTCACCAACGACGACGAACTGGGAATGAAAATACGAATGATCGCGAACCACGGGAGAATCGACAAGTACGACCATGAGATGGAAGGGGTCAACAGCAGGCTGGACGGACTGCAGGCGGCGATCCTGAAGGTCAAGCTCGCACACCTTCCGGAGTGGACGGAGCATCGGAGGAAAACGGCCTATCTGTACAATGCTCATCTTCTCCCCGGCCAAGGGGTTGTTACCCCGAAGGAAATCGAGGATGTGATCGCCGTATATCACTTGTACGTGATCCGGGTGAAAAAGGAGCTGAGGACTTCGTTGCAGATGCACCTGAAAAGGAGCGGCATCTCCACCGGGATTCATTACCCGGTGACCCTGCCCAACCTGAAAGCCTACTCCCATCTGAACCATGCCGAGGAGGATTTTCCGGAAGCGACCCGGGCCTCCCGGGAGATTCTGTCCTTGCCGATCTTCCCGGAGATGGGGGAGGATCAGGTCCGGTTTGTTGCCAAAACAATCGAGCAATTCTTCCAGTAG
- a CDS encoding glycosyl transferase — protein MRGIPSRIREEGKISDVSYVLITPARNEEEHIEKTIRSVVSQTVLPEKWVIVSDGSTDRTEEIVGKYLDGNPWMELVRMPTRSDRHFAAKVHCFNAGYQRVQEIEYEVIGNLDADISFEEEYVEFLLSKFQENPRLGVTGTPFIEESAGTYNYHFANIEHVSGACQLFRRECFEEIGGYIPIRGGGIDWTAVTTARMRGWETRTFPEKTCLHGRPIGTADNSKWIAWFKHGKKDYFLGGHPLWELFRSVYQMKSEPFMLGGFFLFLGYCYAFLTNMDRPVPDELIAFHRKEQMTRLKTIFCDALKLGPRH, from the coding sequence ATGCGCGGCATTCCATCGAGGATCAGGGAGGAGGGAAAGATTTCGGATGTTTCCTACGTGCTTATCACTCCCGCCCGCAACGAGGAAGAACATATCGAAAAAACGATACGGTCCGTGGTATCCCAGACGGTTCTCCCCGAAAAGTGGGTGATCGTGAGCGACGGGTCGACGGACCGTACGGAGGAAATCGTCGGGAAATATCTGGACGGGAATCCCTGGATGGAACTTGTCCGAATGCCGACCCGTAGCGACCGGCACTTTGCGGCGAAAGTCCATTGCTTCAACGCGGGCTATCAAAGAGTCCAGGAGATCGAATACGAGGTCATCGGAAACCTGGATGCGGATATCTCCTTCGAAGAGGAATATGTGGAATTCCTGCTGTCCAAGTTCCAGGAGAACCCGCGTTTAGGCGTTACAGGAACTCCGTTTATCGAGGAATCCGCGGGGACGTACAACTATCATTTCGCGAATATCGAGCATGTTTCCGGGGCATGCCAGCTTTTCCGGCGAGAATGTTTCGAAGAGATCGGCGGGTACATACCCATCCGAGGAGGCGGCATCGACTGGACCGCCGTAACTACCGCGCGAATGAGGGGATGGGAAACGAGGACATTCCCGGAAAAAACCTGCCTCCATGGTCGGCCGATCGGCACCGCGGACAACAGTAAGTGGATAGCCTGGTTCAAGCACGGAAAGAAGGATTATTTTCTGGGGGGGCATCCGCTTTGGGAACTCTTTCGATCGGTTTACCAAATGAAGTCGGAACCTTTTATGCTGGGGGGATTCTTCCTGTTTTTGGGATATTGCTATGCGTTTCTGACGAACATGGATAGGCCCGTCCCAGACGAATTGATCGCATTCCACAGGAAAGAGCAGATGACGAGGTTAAAAACCATCTTTTGTGACGCCTTGAAGTTGGGGCCGAGACATTAG